One genomic region from Bacteroidales bacterium encodes:
- a CDS encoding outer membrane beta-barrel protein, which produces MKKILMITVMTLCITLYNIGQLSGRTIGKPYYSPNNLNNAVEDTLEPGSGKDTTHIKFKDKIIRITEDEDDTRIEVKEKNGAWDSDYEDWEDDWNDDMDDFDLDFGKSKGFDLHWTGFEIGLNNYVNNDFSMSLSEDNSYMDLNTGKSWNVNLNFIEYDVSLIGKSFGVGTGMGVEFNDYRFDNQLPIKKGDNQIVVDSAFARAGYNLEKAKLNTVYITVPLIFEYQNRLSNDNILFFSVGMIGGMKLGSHTKVVYRDDGDKNKDKNRSDFFLSPFRYGYTLRAGYGFLKIFANYYDVPLFEKNKGPQLYPFTIGFMLSF; this is translated from the coding sequence ATGAAAAAAATATTGATGATCACAGTGATGACCTTATGTATTACTTTATATAATATAGGTCAGTTATCAGGAAGAACAATTGGTAAACCTTATTATTCTCCGAACAATTTGAATAATGCCGTGGAAGATACCCTTGAGCCTGGTTCCGGTAAAGATACAACCCACATTAAGTTTAAGGATAAAATCATCCGTATCACAGAAGATGAAGATGATACCCGTATTGAAGTAAAAGAGAAAAACGGAGCCTGGGATTCTGATTATGAAGACTGGGAGGATGACTGGAACGATGATATGGATGATTTTGACCTGGATTTTGGGAAAAGTAAAGGCTTTGACTTGCACTGGACAGGGTTTGAAATCGGATTGAACAATTATGTAAACAATGATTTTTCAATGAGCCTGTCAGAAGACAACAGCTATATGGATCTGAATACCGGTAAGAGCTGGAATGTGAATCTCAATTTTATCGAGTATGATGTTAGCCTGATCGGAAAATCTTTTGGTGTTGGCACAGGTATGGGAGTGGAGTTCAATGATTATCGTTTTGACAATCAACTACCCATTAAAAAAGGAGACAATCAGATCGTGGTGGATTCGGCTTTTGCTCGTGCAGGGTACAATCTTGAAAAAGCCAAATTAAACACGGTTTATATCACAGTGCCTCTTATTTTTGAATATCAGAACCGGTTGAGTAACGATAACATATTGTTCTTTTCCGTTGGTATGATTGGGGGAATGAAACTGGGGTCCCATACCAAAGTTGTTTATAGAGATGATGGAGATAAAAACAAGGATAAAAACAGGAGTGACTTTTTTCTTTCTCCGTTCCGTTATGGCTATACATTACGGGCCGGATACGGATTTCTGAAAATATTCGCCAATTATTATGACGTTCCCTTGTTCGAAAAAAATAAAGGACCTCAGTTATATCCTTTTACAATTGGATTTATGCTAAGTTTCTGA
- a CDS encoding RNA polymerase sigma factor encodes MTVQEFNKCVDDFSDGIYRFILKNIGEEEKARDVVQDTYEKLWIHADNVSAEKAKSYLFTTAYHTMIDLIRKEKRLTGLDEINFNDYSYTDQYRGLSDILEQALNRLPEIQRSAILLRDYEGYSYQEIGEITGLNESQVKVYIYRGRLSMKKFIGSMEAVL; translated from the coding sequence ATGACTGTACAAGAGTTTAACAAATGTGTGGATGACTTTTCAGACGGGATATACCGGTTTATTCTTAAAAATATAGGAGAAGAAGAAAAAGCCAGGGATGTTGTCCAGGATACCTATGAAAAATTATGGATCCATGCCGACAATGTATCCGCGGAAAAAGCCAAATCCTATTTGTTCACTACAGCTTATCATACCATGATTGATTTGATCCGAAAAGAAAAGCGACTGACCGGCCTGGATGAGATCAATTTTAATGACTATTCCTATACGGACCAATACAGGGGATTGAGCGATATACTGGAGCAGGCACTAAATCGACTTCCTGAGATTCAGAGATCTGCAATATTGCTCAGGGATTATGAAGGATATTCCTACCAGGAGATCGGGGAAATAACCGGTTTGAATGAATCTCAGGTGAAGGTATATATATATCGGGGTAGACTGTCCATGAAAAAATTTATCGGGAGTATGGAGGCTGTTTTATAA
- a CDS encoding DUF4271 domain-containing protein, translating into MPKDLTKSIHFFEAYEYIYQEPAEDTLQTDTTRTDTTSIPQDTTVQTQPVQTPDTVSQQDTIDQPDTLESLPAEEDEQADTLISDTTISKADTLQKAEGPTEPPVRQPVRSTPETTDTIADLYDIFGVTELPISKKLYTDPAYHNFLYNIPEVKPSDSMDSRAIYQPVKKSPVTTEETKAEQIKELPINQDSQGDFDWLTYVLIGTFLLIGWSRLFFAKYFSALMKSLHSYNYASSLYYGKNSLTIKASTLLNLTFFLTAGTFLFQTLNYYEFSIPLTEPPLQLLALTGFFMVWYTWNYLTSAFIGSVFLHQNSFQEYFHNYNLYRKILGISLFPVILVLQYISPEYKAVIILIGAILFGILYFIHLLRGIVVFIKKNVSIFYLILYLCALEFLPLLLLYKVFIRGL; encoded by the coding sequence ATGCCAAAAGACCTGACAAAATCCATTCATTTTTTTGAGGCATACGAATATATCTATCAGGAACCTGCAGAGGATACACTGCAAACCGATACCACGCGTACCGATACCACTTCTATTCCCCAGGATACTACTGTTCAGACGCAGCCTGTACAAACCCCGGATACAGTAAGCCAACAGGATACCATTGATCAGCCGGATACTTTGGAAAGCCTTCCAGCAGAAGAGGATGAACAGGCTGACACTCTAATCTCCGATACAACAATCAGTAAAGCAGATACGTTGCAAAAGGCGGAAGGACCTACTGAACCTCCGGTACGGCAACCGGTTCGAAGCACTCCGGAAACAACAGATACCATTGCTGATCTTTATGACATATTTGGAGTTACAGAATTGCCCATTTCCAAAAAACTATATACAGATCCTGCATATCACAACTTTCTTTACAACATCCCGGAAGTCAAACCTTCTGATAGTATGGACAGCCGGGCCATCTATCAACCCGTTAAAAAATCACCGGTTACTACCGAAGAAACAAAAGCAGAACAAATTAAAGAATTGCCCATCAACCAAGATTCTCAGGGAGACTTCGACTGGCTTACCTATGTCCTTATAGGCACTTTTCTTTTAATCGGGTGGAGCCGGCTTTTTTTTGCAAAATATTTCTCCGCTCTGATGAAAAGCTTACATTCATATAATTATGCTTCTTCTCTGTATTATGGCAAAAATTCACTGACCATAAAAGCCTCCACGTTGCTCAATCTTACTTTTTTCTTAACTGCCGGTACTTTCCTTTTTCAAACCCTGAATTACTACGAATTTTCCATACCTTTGACAGAGCCTCCCCTTCAACTTCTTGCTTTAACTGGTTTTTTTATGGTATGGTACACATGGAATTATCTGACTTCCGCATTCATTGGTTCTGTATTTTTACACCAGAATAGTTTTCAGGAATATTTTCACAACTATAACCTATACAGAAAAATTCTGGGCATTTCCCTATTTCCTGTAATTCTGGTATTACAATATATATCACCGGAATACAAAGCTGTCATCATCCTTATCGGAGCAATCCTATTTGGAATTTTATATTTCATTCACCTTTTAAGAGGTATTGTTGTTTTTATTAAGAAAAATGTTTCAATATTTTATTTGATTTTGTATCTTTGTGCTCTCGAATTTTTACCTCTTTTACTACTTTACAAAGTATTTATCAGAGGGTTATAA
- a CDS encoding uroporphyrinogen-III synthase produces MKIKKILVSQPKPENSKSPYFDLAEKYGLQVDFRPFIHVEGISSKEFRKSRVNILDHTAIIFKSRTAIDHFFRICEELRVNVPDSMKYFCTSEASAFYLQKYIVYRKRKIFYGNGDFNDLLTIIKKHKKEKFLVPLSDSHKEDIPRKLDKNKIKYTKAIFYRTVCSNLTDLSDVNYDMLVFYSPSGIKSLMENFPEFNQNHTKIAAFGTKTAKACKDAGLRIDLKAPTSQAPSMTMAIEEFLENGEKK; encoded by the coding sequence ATGAAAATAAAGAAAATCCTTGTATCTCAACCAAAACCGGAAAACAGCAAATCCCCTTACTTTGATCTGGCTGAAAAATATGGATTGCAAGTTGACTTTCGGCCATTTATCCATGTAGAAGGGATTTCTTCAAAGGAGTTTCGTAAGTCCAGGGTGAACATACTTGATCATACAGCCATTATATTTAAAAGCAGGACGGCTATTGATCATTTTTTCAGAATATGTGAAGAATTGAGGGTCAATGTGCCCGATTCCATGAAATATTTCTGTACCAGTGAAGCTTCTGCTTTTTACCTCCAAAAATATATTGTTTACCGTAAAAGAAAAATCTTTTATGGGAATGGAGATTTCAATGATCTTTTAACCATTATAAAGAAACACAAAAAGGAAAAATTTCTGGTTCCGCTTTCTGATAGCCACAAGGAAGATATCCCCCGAAAGCTGGATAAAAACAAAATAAAGTACACCAAAGCGATCTTTTACAGAACGGTTTGTTCGAATCTTACCGATCTGTCAGATGTCAATTACGATATGCTGGTATTTTATAGTCCTTCAGGCATCAAATCGCTTATGGAAAATTTCCCGGAGTTCAATCAAAATCATACCAAAATTGCAGCATTTGGAACGAAAACGGCTAAGGCCTGCAAAGATGCCGGTTTAAGGATTGATCTTAAAGCCCCCACTTCACAAGCTCCGTCTATGACAATGGCAATAGAAGAATTTTTGGAGAATGGAGAGAAGAAATGA
- the rnpA gene encoding ribonuclease P protein component yields MMNSLRKNERLSSQKEIALLVKEGNTFLCYPFRIMWSVSRNERDHSFRIQSAFSVPKKKFKKAVKRNKIRRRMKEAFRLQKEPFKKEMTHHPFTLSLLIIYTPHKELNYAKIEAGMKKSFQMLKKVLSEKTP; encoded by the coding sequence ATGATGAACAGCCTAAGAAAAAATGAACGGTTATCGAGTCAAAAAGAAATTGCTCTTCTTGTAAAAGAAGGAAATACTTTTTTATGCTATCCTTTTAGAATTATGTGGTCTGTTTCACGAAACGAGCGGGATCATTCCTTCCGCATTCAGTCAGCTTTTAGTGTCCCCAAAAAGAAATTCAAAAAAGCAGTGAAAAGAAATAAAATCAGGAGAAGAATGAAGGAAGCTTTCCGGCTCCAGAAAGAACCGTTCAAAAAAGAAATGACGCATCATCCGTTTACCCTTTCCCTTTTGATTATATATACGCCACACAAAGAACTGAACTATGCAAAAATCGAGGCAGGCATGAAAAAATCCTTTCAGATGCTGAAAAAGGTGCTTTCTGAAAAAACACCTTAG
- a CDS encoding S41 family peptidase: MKKLGKTKRITGIFLLVAVVLIGFSQKDDFKIAKSLDIYHSLFRELNIFYVDETNPEDLVETSIEAMLESLDPYTKYIPEKDMDDFEFMTTGNYGGIGALIRQDGDYAVISQPYKDFPADKAGLKTGDVIKKINGQSIEGWELEKVSNELKGIPDTKVKITIDRLGHEEPLTKEVVRDDLHINSVAYHGMADEEHGIGYIRLSKFTRNAGREVRNAFKELEENNELNAMVLDLRNNPGGLLNEAVNVANIFIPKGEEIVSTKGRIKKWNENYTTENQPLDTNIRLTVLVNRASASASEIVAGAVQDLDRGVVIGQRTFGKGLVQTTRPLNYNSKLKVTTAKYYVPSGRSIQAKDYSNRNEDGSVGEIPDSLIKEFTTRNGRKVYDGGGIRPDIHIETQEPSKIAISLLTQNLIFDYATHFTVDHDTIPTAGQYEISDATYSDFKEFILNRSWEYTTQSQEKLKELTKTSRREKYYDQIRSELKEVREKLAPDKEEDLMRFESSIKQLLKEEIAGRYYYQQGKIRANLKDDRQYDKSVQVSRDQKLYQSILTGEYERDNIELVHK; this comes from the coding sequence ATGAAAAAGCTAGGAAAGACGAAACGGATTACAGGTATCTTTTTGCTGGTTGCTGTTGTGTTGATTGGCTTCAGTCAGAAAGATGACTTTAAGATTGCAAAAAGCCTGGACATTTATCATTCGCTGTTCAGGGAGCTTAACATTTTTTATGTAGATGAAACGAACCCTGAAGATCTGGTTGAAACGAGCATAGAGGCCATGCTGGAAAGCCTGGATCCTTATACCAAATACATTCCTGAAAAGGACATGGATGATTTTGAATTTATGACGACCGGAAACTATGGGGGAATCGGTGCTTTAATAAGACAAGATGGGGATTATGCAGTTATTTCCCAGCCTTATAAAGATTTTCCGGCTGATAAAGCGGGACTGAAAACCGGCGATGTCATCAAAAAAATCAATGGCCAGTCCATCGAGGGCTGGGAACTGGAAAAGGTAAGCAATGAGCTGAAAGGGATTCCCGACACCAAGGTAAAAATAACCATTGACCGGTTGGGCCATGAAGAGCCGTTGACAAAAGAAGTAGTAAGAGACGATCTTCATATCAACAGCGTTGCCTATCATGGAATGGCCGATGAAGAGCATGGCATTGGCTATATACGCCTTTCAAAATTTACCAGAAATGCAGGCCGGGAAGTAAGGAATGCATTTAAGGAACTGGAAGAAAACAATGAACTAAACGCAATGGTTCTGGATCTGAGAAATAACCCGGGTGGTCTGCTTAATGAAGCGGTGAACGTGGCCAATATTTTCATACCAAAGGGGGAGGAAATTGTCAGCACCAAAGGCAGGATCAAAAAGTGGAACGAAAATTACACCACCGAAAACCAGCCTCTGGACACCAACATCCGGTTAACCGTTTTGGTCAACCGGGCATCGGCCTCTGCCTCAGAAATTGTTGCCGGCGCCGTTCAGGATCTGGACCGTGGCGTAGTGATCGGCCAGAGGACCTTTGGTAAAGGATTGGTTCAAACCACACGGCCGCTGAATTACAATTCCAAACTCAAGGTTACCACTGCAAAATATTATGTTCCCAGTGGCAGGAGCATTCAGGCAAAAGATTATTCCAACCGCAATGAGGACGGCAGCGTGGGAGAAATTCCCGATTCCCTGATCAAAGAATTTACCACCAGAAACGGAAGAAAGGTATACGACGGTGGAGGCATCCGCCCGGATATCCATATAGAAACTCAGGAACCAAGCAAAATCGCAATTAGCCTGTTGACGCAAAACCTGATTTTTGATTATGCTACCCATTTTACAGTAGATCACGATACCATTCCGACGGCGGGCCAATACGAGATAAGTGATGCCACCTACTCGGATTTCAAGGAGTTTATACTGAACAGATCATGGGAATACACTACACAAAGCCAGGAGAAGCTGAAAGAATTAACCAAGACCTCCAGGCGGGAAAAATATTATGACCAAATCAGGTCAGAGCTAAAGGAGGTCAGAGAAAAGCTAGCGCCCGACAAGGAAGAAGATCTCATGCGTTTTGAATCTTCCATCAAACAATTGCTTAAAGAGGAGATTGCAGGCAGGTACTATTACCAGCAGGGAAAAATCAGGGCCAATCTGAAAGATGACAGGCAGTATGATAAATCGGTCCAGGTGAGCAGAGATCAAAAATTATATCAGAGCATCCTGACAGGAGAATATGAAAGGGACAATATAGAACTAGTACACAAATAA